A single region of the Lates calcarifer isolate ASB-BC8 linkage group LG3, TLL_Latcal_v3, whole genome shotgun sequence genome encodes:
- the cap2 gene encoding LOW QUALITY PROTEIN: adenylyl cyclase-associated protein 2 (The sequence of the model RefSeq protein was modified relative to this genomic sequence to represent the inferred CDS: deleted 1 base in 1 codon) — protein sequence MEDLMQRLERAVTRLEQMSVTVQAPGGMANGSCVNGIDGGLSQCVEAFDVLLRGPVSDYLNHSRAIGSEVEKHAELVNNALQTQRTFLKMAATHQEPAQTELQDLLKPISDHIQEIQNFRERNRGSSLFNHLSAVSESIPALGWIAVSQKPGPYVKEMNDAATFYTNRVLKDYKETDRRHVDWVRSYLSIWTEMQSFIKQHHTTGLMWSKSGPIAPPSLFDPPAAPSAPCPPPPPGPPPVFTDDDAQPQAGSAAAQHSALFAQLNQGMNITQGLKHVSDDKKTHKNPNLRSQPAQTKTKSSGTVKTTKAAVQKKPPLLELEGKKWRVENFEQKHDLVIEETELKQVVYVFSCNNSTVQIKGKINSIIIDNCKKLGLVFENVVGIVEIINSKAIQLQVLGTVPTMSINKTEGCQVYLSKDSLNCDIVSAKSSEMNILIPTGDDDYREFPVPEQFKTVWDGSKLVTEPTEIAG from the exons ATGGAAGATTTAATGCAGCGGTTGGAGCGAGCCGTGACTCGCCTGGAGCAGATGTCCGTCACCGTGCAGGCTCCTGGTGGCATGGCTAACGGGAGCTGCGTCAACGGCATTGATGGAG gtctgtctcagtgtgtggaGGCCTTCGACGTGCTGCTGAGAGGTCCGGTGTCAGACTACCTGAACCACAGCCGAGCCATAGGAAGCGAGGTGGAGAAACAT GCGGAGTTGGTGAACAATGCCCTGCAGACTCAGAGAACTTTCctcaaaatggctgccacacACCAGGAACCTGCACAG ACGGAGCTTCAAGACCTGCTGAAGCCTATCTCAGATCACATCCAGGAGATTCAGAACTTCAGAGAGCGAAACCGCGGCAGCAGCCTCTTCAACCACCTG TCGGCCGTCAGCGAGAGCATCCCAGCGCTGGGCTGGATCGCTGTG AGTCAGAAGCCGGGTCCCTATGTGAAGGAGATGAACGATGCTGCCACCTTCTACACCAACAGAGTGCTGAAGGACTACAAGGAAAC CGACAGGCGCCACGTGGACTGGGTGCGCTCCTACCTGTCGATCTGGACAGAGATGCAGTCCTTCATCAAACAGCACCACACCACCGGACTGATGTGGAGCAAGAGT GGCCCCATtgctcctccttctctctttgaCCCCCCTGCCGCTCCCAGTGCTCCCTGTCCCCCACCTCCCCCGGGCCCACCTCCGGTCTTCACAGACGATGACGCCCAGCCTCAGGCAGGCAGCGCAGCAGCACAGCACTCAGCGCTGTTCGCTCAGCTCAACCAGGGCATGAATATCACCCAAG gtttgaagcaTGTATCAGATGACAAGAAGACCCATAAGAATCCAAACCTGCGCTCTCAACCAGCACAGACCAAAACCAAGTCCTCAGGGACTGTGAAGACAACGAAAGCGGCCGTCCAGAAGAAACCCCctctgctggagctggaggggaAGAAATGGAGGGTG GAAAACTTTGAGCAGAAACACGACCTGGTGATTGAGGAGACGGAGCTAAAACAAGTGGTCTACGTCTTCAGTTGTAATAACTCCACTGTGCAGATTAAGGGCAAAATTAACTCCATCATCATCG ACAACTGTAAGAAGCTGGGTCTGGTTTTTGAGAATGTGGTTGGGATTGTGGAGATCATCAACTCCAAGGCAATTCAGTTACAG GTGTTGGGAACAGTTCCCACTATGTCCATCAACAAGACAGAGGGCTGTCAGGTCTACCTGAGTAAGGACTCCCTCAACTGTGACATTGTCAGTGCCAAGAGCTCTGAGATGAACATCCTGATACCTACAGGAGACGACGATTAT AGAGAGTTTCCAGTCCCGGAGCAGTTCAAGACTGTGTGGGACGGCTCCAAACTGGTGACAGAACCCACTGAGATCGCAGGCTGA
- the LOC108898104 gene encoding LOW QUALITY PROTEIN: aurora kinase A and ninein-interacting protein (The sequence of the model RefSeq protein was modified relative to this genomic sequence to represent the inferred CDS: deleted 2 bases in 2 codons; substituted 1 base at 1 genomic stop codon) produces the protein MKTSKPALQTCAQEECGVWLDTVQLKGKAKQKRHARPISKLLNPLAEGRGYSLAVALSFTQTKMEMPKTKQSSISTFFTAQRRVLNKMSTSEVPCMDPGQSSSASASIAVVPVASGTKRRRETYLEKSDSEPDMDHVWNSENVTEPEATVWQQRGETHHTPSQNMYCESEEEQSEEFNPPQRKRRYFDTSSLPGDSQPPPQAWSQDPLLAYSQYSDSEFHLTDQENTTAKNFNDSEPSFLNSLQSEEAFGFQMELKGRTSTQKSLKHTHSSQVGDEKENSRVYYSKSPRKHSSFTHIEPLSNHNWTRTKTASPRKHSSRSTMEKGXRRENFKWAKPSSSPFKKRAPQQQTREATDEDSLAMLFTQDSEGFRVIAHRGLQVRSPLKDQSNLSTGVVRTSAYKLLLEEDEEDDMLFTQDSQGNMVIKH, from the exons ATGAAGACCTCCAAACCAGCACTGCAGACCTGTGCACAGGAGGAGTGTGGTGTTTGGCTGGACACAGTGCAACTTAAAGGAAAAGCTAAACAG AAACGTCACGCCCGTCCCATCTCTAAACTGCTGAATCCCTTAGCTGAAGGTAGAGGATACAGTTTGGCTGTGGCTCTCAGCTTCACTCAGACCAAAATGGAAATGCCAAAGACCAAGCAGAGCTCTATATCAACCTTCTTCACAGCCCAGCGCAGAG TCCTCAATAAGATGTCTACATCTGAAGTACCA TGCATGGATCCAGGGCAGTCCTCCTCTGCATCTGCCTCAATTGCAGTTGTGCCTGTTGCATCGGGGACAAAACGAAGACGAGAAACGTATCTTGAAAAGTCTGACTCTGAGCCTGACATGGATCATGTGTggaacagtgaaaatgtaactGAGCCTGAGGCAACAGTGTGGCAGCAGCGAGGTGAAACGCACCATACACCTTCTCAAAACATGTACTGTGAGTCTGAAGAAGAGCAGTCAGAGGAGTTTAATCCACCGCAGAGGAAGCGGAGGTACTTTGACACCTCCTCATTACCTGGTGACAGTCAGCCACCTCCGCAGGCGTGGAGTCAGGACCCACTGCTGGCCTATAGCCAGTATTCTGACAGTGAATTTCATCTGACTGATCAGGAAAACACCACAGCGAAGAACTTCAACGACTCTGAGCCAAGTTTCCTAAACAGTCTACAAAGTGAGGAGGCCTTTGGATTTCAGATGGAGCTGAAGGGGAGAACTTCAACACAAAAATCCTTAAAACACACTCATTCTTCTCAGGTTGGggatgagaaagaaaacagcagggTTTATTATTCTAAGTCCCCAAGAAAACACTCATCCTTCACTCACATCGAACCTCTTTCAAATCATAACTGGACAAGAACAAAAACTGCATCACCTcgaaaacacagcagcagatcaaCCATGGAAAAAGGCTGACGAAGA GAGAACTTTAAGTGGGCAAAACCAAGCAGCTCTCCTTTCAAAAAACGAGCACCACAGCAGCAAACCCGAGAGGCCACTGATGAGGACAGTCTGGCCATGTTGTTTACCCAGGACTCTGAAGGCTTCAGGGTGATCGCACATAGAGGTCTGCAAGTCAGGAGTCCACTCAAAGATCAGAGTAACTTAAGCACTGGGGTTGTGAGAACTAGTGCTTACAAGTTATTGTtggaggaggacgaggaagaTGACATGCTCTTTACTCAGGACTCTCAGGGAAATATGGTGATCAAACACTGA
- the vps28 gene encoding vacuolar protein sorting-associated protein 28 homolog has protein sequence MFHGIPVTGGVGGAPANKPELYEEVKLYKNAREREKYDNMAELFAVVKTLQALEKAYIKDCVTPNEYTASCSRLLVQYKAAFKQVQGSDVGSIDDFCRKYRLDCPLAMERIKEDRPITIKDDKGNLNRCIADIVSLFITVMDKLRLEIRAMDEIQPDLRELMETMNRMSNMPPDSEAKDKVSLWLTTLSSMSASDELDDNQVRQMLFDLESAYNAFNRFLHSS, from the exons ATGTTCCACGGGATACCAGTTACAGGAGGTGTAGGAGGAG ctccGGCCAATAAACCTGAGTTATATGAG GAAGTAAAATTATACAAAAATGCAAGAGAACGAGAGAA GTATGATAACATGGCTGAGTTGTTCGCTGTCGTCAAGACCCTGCAGGCCCTGGAGAAGGCTTACATCAAAGACTGTGTCACACCCAATGA GTACACTGCTTCCTGTTCCAGACTCTTGGTTCAGTATAAGGCAGCTTTCAAACAGGTGCAGGGCTCTGATGTGGGCTCCATCGATGACTTCTGCAGGAAGTACAGA CTCGACTGCCCACTAGCCATGGAAAGGATCAAGGAGGATCGGCCAATCACCATCAAGGATGACAAGGGCAACCTGAATCGCTGCATTGCAGATATCGTTTCT ctcttcatcactgtgATGGACAAGCTGAGACTGGAGATCAGGGCCATGGATGAG ATCCAGCCAGACCTGAGGGAGCTGATGGAAACCATGAACAGAATGAGCAACATGCCTCCAGACTCAGAGGCTAAGGACAAAGTCAGCCTCTG GTTGACCACCCTCAGCAGTATGTCAGCCTCAGACGAACTGGATGATAATCAGGTGCGCCAGATGCTGTTTGACCTGGAGTCGGCCTACAACGCCTTCAACCGCTTCCTCCACTCCTCCTAA